In one Bradyrhizobium cosmicum genomic region, the following are encoded:
- a CDS encoding FAD binding domain-containing protein: MKARAFSYFRAATIDQALDAHARAGDDARFIAGGQSLVPALSLRLQAPRLLIDITHIDALRGVRREGSYLRIGALTRHCEMLSEPLIAEFAPLLAAAAPFVAHPAIRNRGTFGGSVALADPASEFPAMTLAIDAEIEIAGPAGHRRVKADDFFIDLFETALQPGELVTAIHVPLFRADQRFAFDELARRRGDYALVGCGILATCAGDRIDDIRISFFSVGNTPTRVKGTEATLIGASLDPVRIAAAQAALEGDLAPPDSDEVPPAMRLHLARVLLGRLLGRLGEGA, from the coding sequence GTGAAGGCGAGGGCTTTCAGCTATTTTCGTGCGGCGACGATCGACCAGGCGCTCGACGCTCATGCGCGCGCCGGCGACGATGCGCGTTTCATTGCCGGCGGCCAGAGCCTGGTGCCGGCCCTGTCGCTACGGTTGCAGGCACCGCGGCTTCTGATCGACATTACCCACATCGACGCGCTGCGCGGCGTCAGGCGCGAAGGCAGCTATCTGCGCATCGGCGCGCTGACGCGCCATTGCGAGATGCTGAGCGAGCCGCTGATCGCGGAATTCGCGCCGCTGCTTGCAGCTGCCGCGCCGTTCGTCGCCCATCCCGCGATCCGCAACCGCGGCACGTTCGGCGGCAGCGTTGCGCTCGCCGATCCCGCGTCCGAATTTCCCGCGATGACGCTGGCGATCGATGCCGAGATCGAGATCGCGGGCCCCGCAGGCCACCGGCGCGTCAAGGCCGACGACTTCTTCATCGACCTGTTCGAGACCGCGTTGCAGCCCGGCGAATTGGTCACCGCGATCCATGTCCCCCTGTTCAGGGCGGACCAGCGCTTTGCGTTCGACGAACTGGCGCGGCGGCGCGGCGACTATGCGCTGGTCGGATGCGGCATACTCGCGACTTGCGCCGGCGATCGCATCGACGATATCCGCATCTCCTTCTTCTCGGTCGGCAATACGCCGACGCGGGTGAAGGGGACCGAGGCAACCCTGATCGGCGCCAGCCTTGATCCGGTTCGTATCGCCGCCGCGCAGGCCGCGCTCGAAGGCGATCTCGCGCCGCCCGACAGCGATGAAGTGCCGCCCGCCATGCGGCTGCATCTCGCACGCGTGCTGCTCGGCCGCCTGCTCGGGCGTCTTGGTGAGGGCGCATGA
- a CDS encoding ABC transporter substrate-binding protein produces the protein MPKSGSTSKITRRTALAGLSAGAALLTMPRLGRAADETIRIGFPTPLTGPFAAEARDQVKCAELAVKLVNDKGGVGGRKVELLVRDDKLNAGEAATRTLELIEKDKVHAVVGALSSAVQLAVNEVTRARGVIYVSISQSDTINEAKDFSKYTFHEALNPHMTTAAVARQTLKKGMKVAHLVADYAYGHEMLRGFKRAQTAIGAETVGEILHPFGAADYSTFMPRLMSLRPDVLCISNFGRDQANAIKQAVDFGVKQQMKIVVPVILHNQRLAVGPDVFEGVVGGSNYFWGLETQSKSAASFNAAFKAANGGAIPTDYGAYGYSGVGSLLAAMQAAGGTDTDKVVDALEKLQYDLTKGPQHYRKCDHQSVQSVLVLESKKKSAMANDNDLFAILANDAGSDDMLRSCSELGHAT, from the coding sequence ATGCCCAAATCCGGTTCGACTTCGAAGATCACCCGCCGCACCGCGCTCGCCGGCTTGTCGGCCGGTGCGGCCCTGCTCACCATGCCTCGCCTCGGCCGTGCCGCGGACGAGACGATCCGCATCGGCTTTCCGACGCCGCTCACCGGCCCATTCGCTGCTGAAGCGCGCGATCAGGTCAAGTGCGCCGAGCTCGCCGTCAAGCTCGTCAATGACAAGGGCGGCGTCGGTGGCCGCAAGGTCGAGCTCCTGGTGCGGGACGACAAGCTCAACGCGGGCGAAGCCGCGACCCGTACCCTCGAGTTGATCGAGAAGGACAAGGTTCATGCCGTAGTCGGCGCGCTCTCCAGCGCCGTGCAGCTTGCGGTCAACGAAGTCACGCGCGCCCGCGGCGTGATCTACGTCTCGATCAGCCAGTCCGACACCATTAACGAGGCCAAGGATTTCAGCAAGTACACCTTCCACGAGGCGCTCAATCCGCACATGACGACCGCTGCCGTGGCGCGCCAGACCCTGAAGAAGGGCATGAAGGTCGCCCATCTCGTCGCCGACTATGCCTATGGCCACGAGATGCTGCGTGGCTTCAAGCGCGCGCAGACCGCAATCGGCGCCGAGACCGTCGGCGAGATCCTGCATCCGTTCGGTGCGGCCGACTATTCCACCTTCATGCCGCGCCTGATGTCGTTGCGGCCTGACGTGCTCTGCATTTCCAATTTCGGCCGCGACCAGGCCAACGCGATCAAGCAGGCGGTGGATTTCGGCGTCAAGCAGCAGATGAAGATCGTCGTGCCCGTCATCCTGCACAACCAGCGCCTTGCGGTCGGCCCCGACGTGTTCGAGGGCGTCGTCGGCGGCTCCAACTATTTCTGGGGCCTGGAGACGCAGAGCAAGTCGGCTGCCAGCTTCAACGCGGCGTTCAAGGCCGCCAATGGCGGCGCGATCCCGACCGACTACGGCGCCTATGGCTATTCCGGCGTCGGATCGTTGCTGGCTGCGATGCAGGCCGCCGGCGGCACCGACACAGACAAGGTCGTCGATGCCCTGGAGAAGTTGCAATATGATTTGACCAAGGGGCCTCAGCATTACCGCAAATGCGACCATCAGTCGGTGCAGTCGGTGCTGGTACTGGAATCCAAGAAGAAGTCTGCCATGGCCAACGACAACGATCTGTTCGCGATCCTGGCCAATGACGCAGGTTCCGACGACATGCTGCGCAGCTGCAGCGAGCTCGGCCACGCGACCTGA
- the hutH gene encoding histidine ammonia-lyase codes for MKERGAAIVVKPGTVSLDDLACVLEGAPVVLDPSFWPRVDAAAEIVAKAAQASLPVYGINTGFGKLASKRIPPDQTALLQRNLIVSHCCGVGAATPEPIIRLMMALKIVSLGRGASGVRREVVEQLQAMLGRGVYPLVPQQGSVGASGDLAPLAHMTAVMIGEGQAIVGGRIVPGHEALAAAGLLPLTLGPKEGLALINGTQFSTAYAISGVLRAFGLTRAALVTGALSVDAAMASTAPFRPEIQALRGHPGQIAAAATLMALLDGSDIRLSHLEGDERVQDPYCLRCQPQVTGAALDLITQAARTLVVEANAVTDNPLVLVETGEIVSGGNFHAEPVAFAADSIALALSEIGAISERRIATLVDPALNFGLPPFLTPDPGINSGFMIAEVTAAALYAENKQRAAACSIDSTPTSANQEDHVSMAAHAARRLSDMADNLAAILGIELLVAAQGITLRAPHATSAPLVAVIAALRKEVPALGADRYMAGDLARAAALIEADALPAAAIAALSSDPFPKLD; via the coding sequence GTGAAGGAGCGGGGTGCTGCGATCGTCGTCAAGCCGGGAACGGTCAGCCTCGACGATCTCGCGTGCGTGCTGGAGGGCGCCCCTGTCGTTCTCGATCCATCGTTCTGGCCGCGCGTCGACGCCGCAGCCGAGATCGTCGCGAAGGCCGCGCAAGCTAGCCTTCCTGTCTATGGCATCAACACCGGCTTCGGAAAGCTGGCGTCAAAGCGCATTCCGCCTGACCAGACCGCGCTGCTCCAGCGTAACCTCATCGTCTCGCATTGCTGCGGCGTCGGTGCGGCGACGCCGGAGCCGATCATCCGGCTGATGATGGCGCTGAAGATCGTATCGCTCGGGCGTGGGGCTTCCGGCGTACGCCGCGAGGTGGTCGAACAGCTGCAGGCCATGCTCGGGCGCGGTGTCTATCCGCTGGTGCCGCAGCAGGGATCGGTCGGCGCATCCGGCGATCTCGCGCCGCTCGCGCACATGACGGCTGTGATGATCGGAGAGGGGCAGGCGATCGTCGGCGGCAGGATCGTGCCCGGCCACGAGGCGCTCGCCGCCGCCGGCCTCCTGCCGCTGACGCTTGGTCCCAAGGAAGGGCTCGCGCTGATCAACGGCACGCAGTTTTCGACCGCCTACGCGATCTCCGGCGTGCTGCGTGCATTTGGCCTGACTCGCGCCGCCCTCGTGACTGGCGCGCTGTCGGTGGATGCAGCGATGGCATCGACGGCGCCGTTCCGTCCCGAAATCCAGGCGCTGCGCGGTCATCCCGGGCAGATCGCCGCGGCCGCAACGTTGATGGCATTGCTCGACGGCAGCGATATCCGCCTGTCGCATCTCGAAGGCGACGAGCGCGTGCAGGATCCTTATTGCCTGCGCTGCCAGCCGCAGGTCACGGGGGCGGCGCTCGATCTGATCACGCAGGCCGCACGCACGCTCGTCGTTGAAGCCAATGCGGTCACCGACAATCCGCTGGTGCTGGTCGAGACCGGCGAGATCGTCTCCGGCGGCAATTTCCACGCCGAGCCGGTGGCCTTTGCTGCTGACTCTATTGCACTGGCGTTGTCGGAGATCGGCGCGATCAGCGAGCGGCGCATCGCGACGCTGGTCGATCCCGCGCTCAATTTCGGCTTGCCGCCGTTCCTGACGCCCGATCCCGGCATCAACTCCGGCTTCATGATCGCCGAGGTGACGGCGGCCGCGCTCTACGCCGAGAACAAGCAGCGTGCGGCCGCCTGCTCGATCGATTCGACGCCGACCAGCGCCAACCAGGAAGATCACGTCTCGATGGCCGCGCATGCCGCGCGACGCTTGTCCGATATGGCCGACAATCTCGCCGCCATTTTGGGGATCGAGCTTCTCGTCGCCGCGCAAGGCATCACGCTGCGCGCTCCGCATGCGACCAGCGCGCCGCTCGTCGCCGTCATCGCCGCGCTGCGCAAGGAGGTGCCCGCGCTCGGCGCCGACCGCTACATGGCAGGCGATCTCGCTAGAGCTGCCGCGTTGATCGAGGCTGACGCACTGCCGGCCGCGGCGATCGCTGCGCTATCATCCGATCCGTTTCCAAAACTCGACTGA
- the hutU gene encoding urocanate hydratase, giving the protein MNRRLDNDRTIRSPRGSEISAKSWLTEAPLRMLMNNLDPDVAERPSELVVYGGIGRAARDWESFDRIVAALRDLEGDQTLLVQSGKPVGVFRTHADAPRVLIANSNIVPHWATLDHFNELDRKGLMMYGQMTAGSWIYIGSQGIVQGTYETFVEVGRRHYGGSLAGKWILTAGLGGMGGAQPLAATMAGASMLAVECQPSRIEMRLRTGYLDRQAATLDEALAIMAEAAKTKKPVSVGLLGNAAEIFPELVRRGVKPDIVTDQTSAHDPINGYLPKGWTLADWEAKRASDPKAVERASKMSMVEHVQAMLDFHAQGIPTLDYGNNIRQMAQDMGLKNAFDFPGFVPAYIRPLFCRGVGPFRWAALSGDPEDIFRTDAKVKELMPDDKHLHNWLDMARERIKFQGLPARICWVGLGDRHRLGLAFNEMVASGELKAPIVIGRDHLDSGSVASPNRETEAMKDGSDAVSDWPLLNALLNCASGATWVSLHHGGGVGIGYSQHAGMVIVADGTPEAAKRIERVLWNDPASGVMRHADAGYETAIDCAHDKRLDLPSLAK; this is encoded by the coding sequence ATGAACCGCCGACTGGACAACGACCGCACCATCCGCTCGCCGCGCGGTAGCGAGATCAGCGCCAAGAGCTGGCTGACGGAAGCGCCCTTGCGCATGCTCATGAACAATCTCGATCCCGATGTGGCGGAGCGCCCGAGTGAGCTCGTCGTCTATGGCGGCATTGGCCGCGCCGCGCGCGACTGGGAGAGTTTTGACCGGATCGTTGCTGCGCTGCGCGATCTCGAAGGCGACCAGACGTTACTGGTCCAGTCCGGCAAGCCGGTGGGCGTGTTCCGCACCCATGCGGACGCGCCCCGTGTGCTGATCGCGAACTCCAACATCGTGCCGCATTGGGCGACGCTCGATCATTTCAACGAGCTCGATCGCAAGGGCCTGATGATGTACGGGCAGATGACCGCGGGCTCGTGGATCTATATCGGCAGCCAGGGCATCGTGCAGGGCACCTACGAAACGTTTGTCGAGGTCGGCCGTCGTCACTATGGCGGCAGCCTCGCCGGCAAATGGATTCTTACCGCCGGTCTTGGCGGCATGGGCGGCGCGCAGCCGCTGGCGGCGACGATGGCGGGGGCGTCGATGCTCGCGGTCGAGTGCCAGCCGAGCCGCATCGAGATGCGCTTGCGTACAGGCTATCTTGATCGTCAGGCCGCAACGCTCGATGAGGCGCTTGCAATCATGGCGGAGGCCGCGAAGACGAAAAAGCCGGTCTCGGTCGGCCTGCTCGGCAATGCTGCCGAGATTTTCCCGGAACTGGTGCGCCGGGGCGTCAAGCCCGACATCGTCACCGACCAGACCAGCGCGCATGATCCGATCAACGGCTATTTGCCGAAGGGCTGGACGCTGGCTGATTGGGAAGCCAAGCGCGCCTCCGATCCGAAGGCCGTGGAGCGCGCATCGAAGATGTCGATGGTCGAGCACGTCCAGGCCATGCTCGATTTCCATGCGCAGGGCATTCCGACGCTCGATTACGGCAACAACATCCGCCAGATGGCGCAGGACATGGGCCTGAAGAACGCTTTCGATTTCCCCGGCTTCGTACCCGCCTATATCCGCCCGCTGTTCTGCCGCGGCGTCGGGCCATTCCGCTGGGCCGCGCTGTCGGGCGATCCCGAGGACATCTTCAGGACCGACGCCAAGGTCAAGGAGCTGATGCCCGACGACAAGCATCTGCACAATTGGCTCGACATGGCCAGGGAGCGCATCAAGTTCCAGGGCCTGCCGGCGCGGATCTGCTGGGTCGGTCTTGGCGATCGTCATCGCCTCGGCCTTGCCTTCAACGAGATGGTGGCGAGCGGCGAGCTCAAGGCGCCGATCGTGATCGGCCGCGACCATCTCGACAGCGGCTCGGTGGCGAGTCCCAACCGCGAAACCGAGGCGATGAAGGACGGATCGGATGCCGTCTCCGACTGGCCGTTGCTCAACGCGCTGCTCAATTGCGCCAGCGGCGCGACCTGGGTGTCGCTGCACCATGGCGGCGGCGTCGGCATCGGCTATTCGCAGCATGCAGGCATGGTGATCGTTGCGGACGGCACGCCTGAGGCGGCAAAGCGGATCGAGCGCGTGCTCTGGAACGATCCCGCTAGCGGCGTAATGCGCCATGCGGATGCGGGCTATGAGACCGCGATCGATTGCGCCCACGACAAGAGGCTCGATCTGCCGAGCCTGGCGAAATAG
- a CDS encoding TetR/AcrR family transcriptional regulator — protein sequence MRAADRERAIMDEAIRFFAERGFEGQTRELAKRMGITHSAIYRHFPSKEALIERVYQEVYLSRWSPDWGPMIRDRSQSLEARLTRFYLDYVERVFEYNWVRIFVFSGMKSFGITGRYLDIVRREIIEPAAAELRHDLKLPDAKAHPLSERETELFWGLHGRIFYLAIRKFIYETPIPSDLDAIVRDAVQTFMDGAKMTMPNLLESG from the coding sequence ATGCGCGCCGCCGACCGCGAGCGCGCGATCATGGATGAGGCGATCCGCTTCTTTGCCGAGCGCGGCTTCGAGGGCCAGACTCGCGAGCTCGCCAAGCGCATGGGCATCACGCATTCGGCGATCTATCGCCACTTCCCCAGCAAGGAAGCGCTGATCGAGCGCGTCTACCAGGAGGTCTATCTCAGCCGCTGGTCGCCCGATTGGGGTCCGATGATCCGCGACCGTTCGCAATCGCTGGAGGCGCGGCTGACACGCTTCTATCTCGATTACGTCGAGCGCGTGTTCGAGTACAATTGGGTGCGGATCTTCGTCTTCTCCGGCATGAAGTCTTTCGGCATCACCGGCCGCTATCTCGACATCGTCCGCCGCGAGATCATCGAGCCGGCGGCAGCCGAGCTGCGCCACGATCTGAAGCTCCCGGACGCGAAGGCCCATCCGCTGAGCGAGCGCGAGACCGAGCTGTTCTGGGGCCTGCACGGCCGCATCTTCTATCTCGCCATTCGCAAATTCATCTACGAGACGCCGATCCCGTCCGATCTTGATGCGATCGTCCGCGACGCCGTCCAGACCTTCATGGACGGCGCGAAGATGACGATGCCGAACCTGCTGGAGAGCGGCTAG
- the hutI gene encoding imidazolonepropionase codes for MAERFDRIWHNARLATMRADRPDLGEIEHGVIAIRGGHIVYAGAAADFPVDADAIKRVDCEGRWITPGLVDCHTHLVYGGNRAHEFELRLKGASYEEIARAGGGIVSTVTATRKASEAELVAQALPRLDALIGEGATTIEIKSGYGLETETEIRQLAAARSLGRQRPVAIRTSFLGAHALPVEADGDKDRYIDLVCNEMLPAVAKAGLADAVDAFMEGIAFSGEQTARVFQAATALGLPVKLHADQLSNLGGAALAAKFSALSADHLEHTDETDAAAMATAGTVAVLLPGAFYFIRETQKPPVEAFRKHGVHMALATDCNPGSSPLTSLLLAMNMGATLFRMNVAECLAGVTREGARALGVLAETGTLEAGKWCDLAIWDIERPAELVYRIGFNPLHRRVWRGQ; via the coding sequence ATGGCAGAGCGCTTTGATCGGATCTGGCACAACGCCCGGCTCGCCACGATGCGGGCCGACCGCCCCGATCTCGGCGAGATCGAGCATGGCGTGATCGCCATACGTGGCGGCCACATCGTCTATGCGGGTGCCGCGGCGGATTTCCCTGTTGATGCGGACGCGATCAAGCGCGTCGATTGCGAGGGGCGCTGGATCACGCCGGGGCTCGTCGATTGCCATACTCATCTCGTCTATGGCGGCAACCGCGCGCACGAGTTCGAGCTGCGCCTGAAGGGCGCGAGCTACGAGGAGATCGCCCGCGCCGGCGGCGGCATCGTCTCGACGGTTACCGCGACGCGCAAGGCGAGCGAGGCCGAGCTTGTCGCACAGGCGCTGCCGCGGCTCGATGCGCTGATCGGCGAGGGCGCCACCACGATCGAGATCAAGTCCGGCTATGGCCTCGAGACCGAGACCGAGATCCGTCAGCTCGCGGCCGCGCGCAGTCTCGGCCGTCAGCGGCCGGTTGCGATCCGCACGTCCTTTCTTGGCGCGCATGCGCTGCCTGTGGAAGCCGATGGCGACAAGGATCGCTACATCGATCTCGTCTGCAACGAGATGCTGCCGGCGGTTGCAAAGGCCGGCCTTGCCGATGCCGTCGATGCCTTCATGGAAGGCATCGCATTTTCCGGTGAGCAGACCGCGCGCGTGTTCCAGGCCGCAACGGCGCTTGGACTGCCGGTCAAGCTTCACGCGGATCAATTGTCGAACCTCGGCGGCGCGGCGCTCGCCGCAAAATTCTCCGCACTATCTGCCGATCATCTCGAACACACCGACGAGACCGACGCCGCCGCGATGGCGACGGCTGGAACGGTGGCCGTGCTGCTGCCCGGCGCGTTCTACTTCATTCGCGAGACGCAGAAGCCGCCTGTGGAAGCGTTTCGCAAGCACGGCGTCCACATGGCGCTCGCGACCGACTGCAATCCCGGCAGCTCCCCGCTGACGTCGCTGCTGCTGGCAATGAACATGGGGGCGACGCTGTTCCGGATGAATGTGGCCGAATGCCTTGCGGGCGTCACCCGCGAAGGCGCGCGGGCGCTCGGCGTGCTCGCTGAGACCGGCACGCTGGAAGCCGGTAAATGGTGCGACCTCGCAATCTGGGACATCGAGCGGCCGGCGGAACTCGTTTACCGCATCGGCTTCAATCCGCTGCACCGGCGAGTGTGGAGGGGACAGTGA
- a CDS encoding xanthine dehydrogenase family protein molybdopterin-binding subunit translates to MSAPLTSLDRPNSYIGRSVPRPNAKRLLAGRGRYISDIRLPRMLYAAFLRSPYAHAKIVAINVEQAGALEGVHLVAVGADLAKICTPWIGTLDHFKGMTSAPQLPLPLDRVVWAGQAVVAVVADSRAIAEDALELIEIDYEELPLVVDIDGARDPGGPLVNPDSVNNVCFRSQLDSGAVDEAFAHAAHVVEEELSFGRHTAVTLEPRAIVADYDPAVGALTVHHATQTPYQFQDLYSRHYGIPEARVRVIATDIGGSFGMKLHVYHEDMAVVGLSILLGRPVKYVADRIESFVSDIHARDHRVHARMALDAKGEILAMDVVDLTAIGAFSTYPRTSVVEGNQVIRLMGAPYRFKNYRAALEVIFQNKVQTSQYRAVGHPIACAVTERLVDMAAAKLGLDPFAIRARNVIADDAYPQTSPTGYRFEALSHQVCLKRLHEMMDYDTLRAEQAELRKRGIHRGIGIAAFVEITNPSPAFYGVGGARISSQDGAILSLTPSGEVRCLISVTEQGQGTEAIISQIVADQLGVAQEHVKVITGDTEVTPHGGATWACRGAGIGGETALQATRALKRNILEIAALILQEQPSSLDIIDGEVVDAVTRNQRMPISEIARIAYFRSDTLPPGTQAQLTVSHHFAPQGYPFAFTNGIQGCSLEVDVETGFIKVLKHFIVEDCGRVINPMLVDEQLRGGIVQGLGAALFEECRYSETGQLVNGSLADYLVPMPMEMPDIVIGHVETPTADTELGAKGVGEAGTAAASACVLNAVNDALVPFDATINSIPITPTKVLKALKRF, encoded by the coding sequence ATGAGTGCGCCGCTGACCTCGCTCGATCGGCCGAATTCCTACATTGGCCGCTCCGTGCCGCGGCCCAACGCGAAGCGGCTCCTCGCCGGGCGCGGGCGCTATATCAGCGACATCCGGCTGCCGCGCATGCTATATGCCGCCTTCCTGCGCAGCCCCTATGCGCATGCGAAGATCGTTGCCATCAATGTCGAGCAGGCGGGCGCCCTCGAGGGTGTGCATCTCGTCGCCGTCGGCGCTGATCTCGCAAAGATCTGCACACCCTGGATCGGCACGCTCGATCATTTCAAGGGGATGACCTCGGCACCGCAATTGCCGCTGCCGCTGGATCGCGTGGTCTGGGCCGGGCAGGCGGTGGTCGCCGTCGTCGCCGACAGCCGGGCGATCGCGGAAGACGCTCTGGAATTGATTGAGATCGACTACGAGGAGTTGCCTCTCGTTGTCGACATCGACGGCGCGCGAGACCCTGGCGGACCGCTGGTCAATCCCGATAGCGTCAATAATGTCTGCTTCCGCAGCCAGCTGGACAGTGGCGCGGTCGACGAGGCCTTTGCGCATGCCGCCCACGTGGTGGAGGAGGAGCTCTCCTTTGGCCGCCATACCGCGGTGACGCTGGAGCCGCGCGCGATCGTCGCTGATTATGATCCCGCCGTCGGCGCGCTCACGGTGCATCACGCCACACAGACGCCCTATCAATTCCAGGACCTCTATTCGCGCCACTATGGCATCCCGGAAGCGCGCGTTCGCGTCATCGCGACCGATATCGGCGGCTCCTTCGGGATGAAGCTGCATGTCTATCACGAGGACATGGCGGTGGTCGGGCTCTCGATCCTGCTCGGCCGTCCCGTCAAATACGTCGCCGACCGCATCGAGTCCTTCGTCTCCGACATTCACGCGCGCGACCATCGCGTCCATGCCCGCATGGCGCTCGATGCCAAGGGCGAGATCCTGGCGATGGACGTCGTGGACCTGACTGCGATCGGCGCGTTCTCGACCTATCCGCGCACCAGCGTGGTCGAGGGCAACCAGGTGATCCGCCTGATGGGCGCGCCCTATCGCTTCAAGAACTATCGCGCCGCGCTCGAGGTGATCTTCCAGAACAAGGTCCAGACCAGCCAGTACCGCGCCGTTGGACATCCCATCGCCTGCGCCGTCACCGAGCGGCTGGTCGACATGGCCGCGGCGAAACTAGGCCTCGATCCCTTCGCGATCCGTGCGCGGAACGTGATCGCCGACGACGCCTATCCGCAGACCTCGCCGACCGGCTACCGCTTCGAGGCGCTGTCGCATCAGGTCTGCCTGAAGCGCCTGCACGAGATGATGGACTATGACACGCTGCGTGCCGAGCAGGCGGAGTTGCGCAAGCGTGGGATCCACCGTGGCATCGGCATCGCGGCCTTTGTCGAGATCACCAATCCCAGCCCGGCGTTCTATGGCGTCGGCGGCGCGCGCATCTCCTCGCAGGACGGCGCGATCCTCAGCCTGACGCCGTCGGGCGAGGTGCGCTGCCTGATCTCGGTCACCGAGCAGGGGCAGGGCACCGAGGCCATCATCAGCCAGATCGTGGCCGACCAGCTCGGCGTCGCGCAGGAGCATGTCAAGGTCATCACGGGGGATACCGAGGTGACTCCGCATGGCGGCGCGACCTGGGCCTGCCGCGGTGCCGGCATCGGCGGCGAGACCGCGCTGCAGGCCACGCGCGCGCTCAAGCGCAACATTCTGGAGATCGCCGCGCTGATCCTCCAGGAGCAGCCGTCGTCGCTCGACATCATCGACGGCGAAGTCGTCGATGCGGTGACGCGGAACCAGCGCATGCCGATCTCCGAGATCGCGCGTATCGCCTATTTCCGCTCCGATACGCTGCCGCCTGGCACGCAGGCGCAGCTCACCGTCAGCCATCATTTCGCCCCGCAGGGCTATCCTTTCGCCTTCACCAACGGCATCCAGGGCTGCTCGCTGGAGGTCGATGTCGAGACCGGCTTCATCAAGGTGCTGAAGCACTTCATCGTCGAGGATTGCGGCCGCGTCATCAATCCGATGCTGGTGGACGAGCAGTTGCGCGGCGGCATCGTGCAGGGGCTGGGCGCGGCGCTGTTCGAGGAGTGCCGCTACAGCGAGACCGGCCAGCTCGTGAACGGCTCGCTGGCCGACTACCTCGTGCCGATGCCGATGGAGATGCCCGACATCGTCATCGGCCATGTCGAGACGCCGACCGCAGACACTGAGCTCGGCGCCAAGGGGGTTGGCGAGGCCGGCACGGCGGCTGCGTCCGCCTGTGTGCTCAACGCCGTCAACGACGCGCTCGTGCCGTTCGATGCGACGATCAATTCGATTCCGATCACGCCGACAAAAGTCCTGAAAGCCCTGAAGCGTTTCTAG
- a CDS encoding (2Fe-2S)-binding protein translates to MNGSDETLLDDVDETVRVRFIVNGRKVACEVAPRETLVDCLRNALELTGTHAGCEMGACGACLVQLDGRAVHACLMFAVQADGAKIDTIEGLTESGAIADLQAEFHRRNALQCGFCTPGMLVNAHELLTQIARPSREEIRDALSGNYCRCTGYEAIIDAIDAVAKARSEEGGAT, encoded by the coding sequence ATGAACGGCTCTGACGAAACTCTTCTGGATGATGTGGACGAGACTGTGCGCGTCCGCTTCATCGTCAATGGCCGCAAGGTCGCGTGCGAGGTCGCGCCTCGGGAGACGCTGGTCGATTGCCTGCGCAACGCGCTCGAACTGACGGGCACGCATGCCGGCTGCGAGATGGGCGCCTGCGGCGCCTGTCTGGTGCAGCTCGACGGCCGGGCCGTGCACGCCTGCCTGATGTTCGCGGTGCAGGCCGATGGCGCGAAGATCGACACGATCGAGGGCCTTACCGAGAGCGGGGCGATCGCCGATCTCCAGGCCGAATTCCATCGCCGTAACGCGCTGCAATGCGGCTTCTGCACGCCGGGCATGCTGGTCAACGCCCATGAGCTGCTGACGCAAATCGCGCGGCCGAGCCGCGAAGAGATCCGCGACGCGCTGTCGGGCAATTACTGCCGCTGCACCGGCTATGAGGCAATTATCGACGCCATCGATGCAGTCGCCAAGGCACGCAGCGAAGAGGGAGGCGCTACATGA